A region from the Clostridium beijerinckii genome encodes:
- a CDS encoding AsnC family transcriptional regulator, producing MEEILEVLEKNSRYTDEQIAVMVGKTVDEVREAIRDYEEKSIIAGYTTLINWENTGSETVTALIEVKITPQRGEGFDKVAERIYKFSQVKACYLMSGGFDLTVIVEGKTMKEVALFVSEKLAVQQYVLSTGTHFVLKKYKDHGTIFKEKKIEDREAIFI from the coding sequence ATGGAGGAAATACTTGAGGTTTTAGAAAAAAATAGTAGATATACTGATGAACAAATAGCTGTTATGGTAGGTAAGACTGTTGATGAAGTTAGAGAGGCAATTAGAGATTATGAAGAAAAAAGCATAATAGCTGGTTATACAACTCTTATAAATTGGGAAAATACAGGGAGTGAAACAGTTACGGCTTTAATTGAAGTTAAGATAACACCTCAAAGAGGAGAAGGTTTTGATAAAGTTGCGGAAAGAATATATAAATTTTCACAGGTTAAGGCATGTTATTTAATGTCTGGAGGATTTGATTTAACAGTCATTGTTGAAGGAAAGACTATGAAGGAAGTAGCACTTTTTGTATCTGAAAAGCTTGCAGTGCAACAATATGTATTAAGTACTGGTACTCATTTTGTATTAAAAAAATATAAAGATCATGGAACTATATTTAAAGAAAAGAAAATAGAAGATAGGGAGGCAATATTTATATGA
- a CDS encoding cytochrome C551, with amino-acid sequence MEDKKMICKDCGDEFIFTVGEQEFYKEKGFENEPTRCADCRRARKQQNNRR; translated from the coding sequence ATGGAAGATAAAAAAATGATATGCAAAGATTGTGGCGATGAATTTATTTTTACTGTAGGAGAACAAGAATTCTACAAAGAAAAAGGATTTGAAAATGAGCCAACAAGATGTGCTGATTGTAGAAGAGCTAGAAAACAACAAAACAACAGAAGATAA
- the clpA gene encoding ATP-dependent Clp protease ATP-binding subunit ClpA — protein MKITNEVNSILLKAYQEAKNKNSEYITPEHLLYAATFDENVEYAIRECGGSLENLRYNLTTYVKTYINKIGEGEPQESIEFQKVILNANEQIHYSQKDAIGIDHIFSAIFNLEDSYARYYLEQEGVTRRDLLYLLCHNIDDDQNSYEDETKENFHEDTEGFLDKESQEKDKKKKEDAFLNKFTINLIEKAKEENSDPLIGRKDILDRSIQILCRRIKNNPIHVGESGVGKTAITLGLARLISEDKVPEKLKGSCMFSLDIGAVIAGTKYRGDFEERIKRILDLIGKQHKPIVYIDEIHSIVGAGSLNGGALDASNLLKPYLTEGKIRFIGATTFDEYKKFFEKDKALSRRFQTIDVKEPSIKEAIEILNGLKANYEEYHNVSYTDDAISDAVTLSDKYINDKYLPDKAVDIIDEAGAYARMKNENFEEKIIIDRKVVEEIISKVCSIPKQTVESSEISSLKYLEDSLKENIFSQDKAIEEVVRCIKMSRSGLNEEDKPVASMLFVGPTGVGKTEIARCLSKKLGIELIRFDMSEYAEKHAASKLIGSPPGYVGYEEGGLLTDAVRKNPHCVLLLDEVEKANEDILNVLLQVMDYATLTDNKGRKADFRNAIIIMTSNAGARNIGKKLIGFGEREVKGEAIMEEVKKFFTPEFRNRLDKIIVFNSMNDSMAINIAKKQLNDFKIKLASKNIEIEFSKECINYVAKTGTSEEFGAREIARIIASKIKPLLVDEILFGQLSDGGKCDINLIDENFKLIIHS, from the coding sequence ATGAAAATTACTAATGAAGTTAATTCAATATTGCTTAAAGCATATCAAGAGGCAAAAAATAAGAACAGTGAATATATTACACCAGAACATTTACTATATGCAGCAACTTTTGATGAAAACGTGGAATATGCTATTAGAGAATGTGGTGGAAGTTTAGAAAACTTAAGATATAATTTAACTACATATGTAAAAACATATATAAATAAAATTGGTGAAGGAGAGCCACAAGAAAGCATTGAATTTCAAAAAGTTATTTTAAATGCTAATGAACAAATTCACTATAGTCAAAAAGATGCTATAGGCATAGATCATATATTTTCAGCAATTTTTAATTTAGAAGATAGTTATGCTCGCTATTATTTAGAACAAGAAGGTGTTACAAGAAGAGACTTGCTATATTTGTTATGTCATAATATAGATGATGATCAGAATTCTTATGAAGATGAAACAAAAGAAAATTTTCATGAAGATACAGAAGGATTTTTAGATAAAGAAAGTCAAGAAAAAGACAAGAAGAAAAAAGAAGATGCATTTCTTAATAAGTTTACAATAAATCTTATTGAAAAAGCTAAGGAAGAAAATAGTGATCCGTTAATAGGAAGAAAAGATATCCTAGATAGAAGTATTCAAATACTTTGTAGAAGGATAAAAAATAATCCTATTCATGTTGGAGAATCTGGAGTTGGTAAGACTGCTATTACTTTAGGTCTTGCAAGACTTATAAGTGAAGATAAGGTTCCAGAAAAATTAAAGGGAAGTTGCATGTTTTCTTTAGATATAGGGGCAGTAATTGCAGGAACTAAATACAGAGGAGACTTTGAGGAAAGAATAAAAAGAATTTTAGACTTAATTGGAAAACAACATAAGCCAATAGTCTATATAGATGAAATTCACAGTATAGTTGGTGCTGGATCATTAAATGGCGGGGCTTTAGATGCATCTAATTTATTAAAGCCTTATTTGACAGAAGGCAAAATTAGGTTTATTGGAGCAACTACTTTTGATGAATACAAAAAATTCTTCGAAAAAGATAAGGCATTAAGTAGAAGATTTCAAACAATAGATGTTAAAGAGCCTTCAATTAAAGAAGCAATAGAAATACTTAATGGACTTAAGGCAAATTATGAAGAATATCATAACGTTAGTTATACGGATGATGCCATAAGTGATGCAGTAACCTTAAGTGATAAGTATATTAATGATAAATATTTACCGGATAAGGCTGTAGATATTATAGATGAAGCTGGAGCTTATGCTCGTATGAAGAATGAAAATTTTGAAGAGAAAATTATAATCGATAGAAAAGTTGTTGAAGAAATAATATCAAAGGTTTGTAGTATTCCGAAGCAAACTGTAGAAAGCAGTGAAATAAGTTCTTTGAAATACTTAGAAGATAGCTTAAAGGAAAATATTTTTTCACAGGATAAGGCAATTGAAGAAGTTGTAAGATGTATAAAAATGTCTAGATCAGGTTTGAATGAGGAAGATAAACCAGTTGCGTCCATGCTTTTTGTTGGACCTACAGGAGTTGGAAAAACTGAAATTGCAAGATGCCTTTCTAAAAAACTTGGAATAGAATTAATTAGATTTGATATGAGTGAATATGCTGAAAAGCATGCAGCTTCAAAACTTATAGGATCGCCTCCGGGATATGTAGGGTATGAAGAGGGCGGATTGCTTACAGATGCTGTAAGAAAAAATCCACACTGCGTATTATTACTAGATGAGGTAGAAAAAGCTAATGAAGATATTTTAAATGTGCTACTTCAAGTAATGGATTATGCAACGCTTACTGACAATAAAGGCAGAAAAGCTGATTTTAGAAATGCAATTATAATAATGACTTCTAATGCAGGAGCAAGAAATATAGGTAAAAAACTTATAGGATTTGGAGAAAGAGAAGTTAAAGGCGAAGCTATAATGGAAGAAGTAAAGAAATTCTTTACACCTGAATTTAGAAATAGATTAGATAAGATAATAGTCTTTAATAGTATGAATGATTCTATGGCAATAAACATTGCTAAAAAGCAATTGAATGATTTTAAAATTAAACTAGCTAGTAAGAATATTGAAATTGAGTTTAGCAAAGAATGTATTAACTATGTTGCTAAAACAGGAACATCGGAAGAATTTGGAGCTAGAGAAATTGCTAGAATTATAGCTTCAAAAATAAAACCATTACTAGTTGATGAAATTTTATTTGGTCAATTGAGTGATGGGGGAAAATGTGATATTAATTTAATTGATGAAAATTTTAAATTAATAATTCACAGTTAA